In Candidatus Devosia phytovorans, the DNA window TGGTCGGTGCGCTTCATGCCGCCTTCTTCGAGGGTGAAGCGATGCGGATTGAAGACGTCGCAGCCATTGTCCTCGTGGATGCGGATGATCTCCTCGAGCCGCGCCTCGGTGGTGTAGCGCACCAGCGGCAGGCCGGAATAGGTCACCTTGCCGTCCTGGCGGGTGATTTCGATATGCATCAGCAGTTCGTCGCCGAGGATGGAACAGATCTTTTCGACATGCTCGCTGGTCGGATAGCGGGTCTGCAGATAGGTGATCGCGGGATCGACCTTGAGGGCGCGCAGGGTCGTGTGGTTCCAGGCCAGTTCATAGACCGGCGGCAGGCGCTTGATTTCTTCGGGGGTCGCGGTATCGGAGCGATAGCGCAGCTCGCCCTGGCGGTGGCGGATGAAGAGTTCCATGGCGGCCACGGCGACCGGCGCCACCATCAGCAGCACCACGGACTGCCCATCCTTGAGATAGGGCTTGTGGCGGTTGAAATAGGCTTCCGGGATAGGCGCGGCGCAGGGGGCGACTTCCTTGACCAGGAGACCATCCTGCAGGGCCACGGCTTCGGCAAAGCGGCAGGCGTCCATGAAATCGTCGAAGCCGACGATCATGTCGACCCAGTCATAGGCCTGGGCGAGCGGCATTTCGGCCTCGACGATGATGCCATTGGTGCCATAGGCGTGGGCGACCTTGAGAATGTCTTCGCCGCTCAGGTCGATCTCGCGCGGCTCGGCCTCGCAGGTGACGATCTTGAGGCCCAGAATGCTGCCCAGATTGCGCAATCCGCCCCAGCGGACGGAGCCGACGCCGCCCGAGCCGCCGGCGATGAAGCCGCCGAGCGAGGCCATGCGATGGGTGGAAGGGTGGAAGCGCAGCTCGCCATTCACGGCGGCCTTGGTCTCGTGGTCGAGCTTTTCCAGCACGGCGCCGGCCTGGGCGCGGACGCGATCAGGCTGGATGTCGAGCACCTTGTCCATGTTCATCAGGTTGAGCATGGCGCCGCCGGCCAGGGGCATGGCCTGGCCGTAATTGCCGGTCCCGGCGCCGCGCGGAGTGATCGGCACATCATGCTTGAAGGCGGCGCGCAGCACGGTCTTGACCTCTTCGGTCGAGCGCGGCGAGACGACGACTTCAGCGGTCACGTGGTCGAGCTTGGCCTTCAGCACGGGCGAGTAAAAGTAATGGTCGCGGCTGCGCTGCTGGACAATGCGGGCATTGTCCTCCTGGGGAATATCGCCCAGTTCGGCGCGGAAAGCGGCAATGCTCATCTGGTCACCATAAGGTCGTCGAGTTCGCGGTAGTCGGGAAGAGTCGTGTCGATGGAAAGGCCCGAGCGCAGTACGGTGCGGTCGGCTTGCGGACGCGACATGAGTTCGGTCCAGCTTCGGGCGCGGAACAGCACAAGATCGGCCGGCGCGCCAGGCGTGATCGTGGCCTGATAGGCAAAGCCGGCATGGGCGGCCGGATCGGCGCCGACCGCGCGGGCCCAGCTGAAGGCCTGGCTCTGAGGGTGATCAAAATGGAGGATGCGCGCGCCTTCGCGGAGGACTTCGAAGCCGTCGAGGTCGCCATAGGCGTAGAAGGGATCGCGGGTATTGTCCGAGGCGATGGCCACCGGCACGCCGGCTGCCTTGAGCTCGTTGAGCAGGGTCACGCCCCGCCAGCGGGGGGTGCGGATGCCATCGGTATTGTCGCGATCCTGCAGATACATGTTGCACATGGGCAGGCTGACCACCGCGATGCCGGCACGGGCGACCTTGTCGATAACCCGGTTGGCGACATCCTCGGCCTGCACCGACAGCGAGCAGCAATGGCCGGCGGTCACCTTGCCGGTGAAGCCGCTCTCGATCACGGCATCGGCGAGACATTCCAGCGCATTGGCGGCCGGGTCCGGGCTTTCGTCGGTGTGGAGATCGATGTCGAGGCCGAGCTCGCCGGCGATTGCCACCAGCTTGCGCATGATGGTGGGATTGTCGGGGTGTACGGCCGTCGAGCCGCCCAGGATGCCGCCGGCGGCCTTGGTGCGTTCGCCGATGGCGCGGAGAGCGGTGGGATCGAGGATGGTATCGGGACCCATGAGGCCCGCGGCCTGCAGTTCGATCCGGCCCGCCCAGCGGGCGCGCATGGCTTCGAAGACGTCCCAGGTGATAGTATGCTGGGGCGGCGCCATGTCGAGATGGGTGCGGATGGCGGCCGTGCCGTGGGCATAGGCGCAACGCAGGGAGAAATCCATGCGCCGTTCGACATCTGCCGCAGCCCAATTGGCCTGGCGGTCGGAGAGTACGGCCATCAGCGCACCGATCCAGGTGCCATCGGGGTTCTGCTTGCGTGGCCAGATGTGGCCCTTGTCGAGATGGGTATGGAGATCGACGAAGGCGGGCAGCACGATGCCGTGGTCGAGATCGATGACATTGGGGCCAGCGGTGCCACCAGCCGGGTTTACGCTGGAGATGGCGCCATCGGCGATGGCGATGTCGAACAGGCCGACAGCGCCGGAGGTTGCGTCACCCATGACGGACAGCGGCACGGTGGCATTGGCGATCGTATAGTGGCCGTCGGCCGGAATGTTGATCGCCACCTCAGTTCTCCCGCCGCATGGCGCTTTCGTGCCAGCGGTGCAGCAGCAGCCAGGAGATCAGCGAGGTCAGGGCGAAAATGACGATGCCGGTCAGCATCAGCAGGATCAGCGCCGCATAGAGCCGCGGATAGTTGAGGCGATAGCCCGATTCCAGCAGCCGGAAGGCCAGACCCGAGCCCCGGCCCGCCGAACCGACGGCAAATTCTGCGACCACCGCTGCAATTAGCGACAGGCCGCCACCAATGCGCAGGCCCGCGGCGAAATAGGGCAGCGAGGATGGCAGCTTGAGATAGAGCAAGGTCTGCCAGCGGCTGGCGCCGTTCAGCTCGAAGAGGTTGAGCAGGTTGTGGTCAACGCTTTTCAGACCCGCGACCATGTTGGAGAGTATGGGGAAGAAGGCGACGATGAAGGCGCAGGTCAAAAGGACGGACTGGGAATCCTTGATGTAGATGATCAGCAGCGGCGCAATGGCGATCATCGGCGTGACCTGCAGGATCACGGCGAAGGGGAAAATGGCCAGTTCGACCCATTTCGACTGGACGAGGATGATGGCGAGGCCCACCCCGCCAGCAAGCGCCAGCAGCAGCGCCAGTAACGTCACGCGGACGGTGACCAGCAGCGATGGATAGAGCGTCGGCCAATCGGTGAACAGGGCGACGATGACATCGCCGGGTGCCGGCATGATGTAGCGCGGCACCTGGTTGACGGTGATGTGCAATTGCCAGAGGCCGATGGCCAGCAGCACCATGGCGGTCGGGATCACGACGCGCAGGATGCGTTCGGTGAGACTGGTTCTGGCGACGACAATGGCAACGGCACTGTCGGTGCCGGCCTCGGAGGATTTGATGGCGGGGGCAGCGTCACTCATTTGCCGGCTGCTCCAATGTCGATGGCTTCCTGAAGGGCGCGCGACACCGTGTCGGTGGTCGCACGATACTCTTCTGAAGTGCGGTAATGCGCGTCGCGATCAATGGAGGTGAGGATGGGCAGGTCGGAATAGACCTGACCCGGCCGCGCCCGCATGACCACGATCCGGTTGGACAGAAAAGCGCTTTCGAACACCGAATGGGTGACAAAGATGACGGTGAGGCCGGTTTCGCGCCAGAGACGAAGCACGTCGTCATTGAGCTTTTGCCGGGTGATCTCATCGAGCGCCGCAAAGGGCTCGTCCATCAGCAGGAGCTTTGGCTTGGTCACCAGTGCCCGGGCGATGGAAACGCGCATTTTCATGCCGCCGGACAGTTCGCGCGGATAGGATTTGTGGAAATCGGCAAGGCCGACCGAGGCCAGCACTTCCATGATGCGCGGGCGCGCTGCGGATCTGGACATGCCTGCAAGGCGCAGCGGCAGGTAGACATTGCTGAACACCGTGGCCCAGGGCATCAGCGTCGGCTCCTGGAAGACGAAGCCGATGTCCCCCTGCGGCTTGCCGCGGCTGTCGATCTTGCTGGATGGCCAGTCGATCGTACCGCTGCTGGCCTCGCCGAGGCCCGCGATGATACGCAGCGCTGTGGATTTGCCACAGCCGGAAGGACCAAGCAGCGACAGGAATTCGCCGCGCCGCACATCCAGCGTCATGCCCTTGAGTGCGAGCGTGCCATTGGAAAACAGCTTGGAAACATTACGCATCGAAACCACGAGACGGCCCGAGGCCGCATTGGTCGCCGGTGCGGCGGCAAGAGATGTATCAGTCAAAGAACTATCGCCCGTTTGAGGGTCGCCACGACGCCGGCCGAGGTGCCGGCGCCGATGAGACGAAGGGTCGGCTTACTTCACGAGGTCCACGCCCAGCCCCTGGCAGACCAGTTCGGTCGTATAGGCCTGGGTCACATCGATGCCGGCGTCGTAGAGGCCAACCTCGACCATATTGTCGTAATAGGTCTTCCAGCGTTCGTCGGTCATGCAACCGATGCCCTGCGTCTCCGCTTCGCCCGAAATCAGGATGCCGTATTCCTTCATCTTGTCGATGGAATAGGCGATCTGCTCATCGGTCATTTCCGGATTGTCGGCCTTGATCAGGTCGTTGCCGGCCGTGTTGTCGCCGTAGAGATAGTTGTACCAGCCGATGATCGAGGCCTCGACGAAACGCTTGGCCACATCGGGGTTTTCGTCATACCAGGGCTTCATCGCTTCGATGGTCGTCGAATAGGGCGTATAGGTTCCCTGATCGGCCAGCAGCCACACGTCGGGCGCAAAGCCGGCCTCGGTCTCGATCGAATAGGGCTCGGAGGTCAGGTAACCCTGCTGGATGGCCATGTCGTCGGACAGGAAGGACGCCGGATTGAACTGATAGGGCTCGTATTTCTCGTCAACGAAGTCAGGCCAAGCGGCCTTCATCCAGCTGAAATAGCCGGCAAAGCCATCGGCGCTCAGGATGTATTTCGAGGCGCCCGCCAGTTCGGGGAAGGTGGCGAACTTGCCTGGATGCGACATCAGGATCTGCGGATCCTTCTGAAAGATTGCCGCCAGGGTAATGGTGGGAATGCCTTCCTTGACGCTGTTGATGGCACCCGTGGCGCCGCCCATGTAGAATTGCACCTGGCCGGAGACGAGCATCGGCCGGCCTGGCGACTGTGGGCCACCCTGGGCAATGGTCACGTCCAGCCCATATTCGGCATAGGTGCCGTCGGCGATAGCCTGGTAGTAGCCGCCGTGCTCGGCCTGGGCGAGCCAGTTGGTGGCGAAGGTCACCTTATCCTGCGCCACGGCGCCCCCAGCCGCGAGGCCGCCCGCCAGGATTGATGCGGTCAGGACAGTCGAAAGTCTCAGCATGCTATGCGCTCCCCTTTCCGGCCCCTCAGCCGGATGAAATTTGTGCGAGTGCTTCTCCGGGGCAAATGCTGACCGACTGATCAAAAAATGAAAAGCCAAAAAATAGGCATGTTCAGCGGATGCCTGCCATGCGTGCAAATATGTATCAATTGGGCTAGCCAGAGCGAAATCGGCTCGTTAGCATCCGCGCCAAATGACCACTTCACTCAACCCTCCCGACATCCATCCGCCTTTCGCCCCCTATAGCCACGGCATTGTCGTGCCGGCCGGGCAGAAGCTTGTTTTCTGCTCCGGACAACTCGGCATCGGCGCCGACAACGTCGTGCCGCCCGACTGCGGGGGACAGGCGCGCATCTGTTTTGACAACATTGCTGCGATCCTGGCCGAGGCGGGTCTGGGGCTCGAACATGTCGTCCGCATCAATGCCTTCGTCACCGGGCGCGAGCACCTGTCCGACTATATGGCGGTCCGGAACGGGCTCTTTGCAGCACCCTATCCTGCATCCACGCTGATGATCGTTTCGGGCTTTGCCCGGCCGGAATTTGTCGTCGAGATCGAAGCCATCGCGGCCGGTCCGGCCTGAGGAAACACATATGCCCCGCAAGATCTGGTGGACCGACTACGCCGCACGCGAATTCGACACTATCGACCCGATGAAGACCATTGCCATCCTGCCGATCGCGGCGGTGGAACAGCATGGCCCGCATCTGCCGGTCGGCACCGATACGATCATCAATACATCGATGATGGAATTGCTGGCCGAGCGCGCGCCCGCGGGTCTCGATATTCGCATCCTGCCCGTTCAGGCCATTGGCAAGTCCAACGAGCATATCTGGGCCAAGGGCACGATCACCCACACGGCCAACAATCTCATCGATGCCTGGACGCAGATCGGGCTCGAAGTGGCGCGGGCGGGGGTCAGAAAAATCGTCTTCGTCAATTCGCACGGCGGCAACGAGGAGATCATGGGCATTGTCACCCGCGAACTTCGCGTGCGCGCCGGCATGCTGGCGGTCAAGAGCGGCTGGCGCTTCACACCGCCTGACGTTTTGACCGATCTCGAACGCCGCCACGGCATTCATGGCGGCGATTCCGAGACCTCGCTGGTGCTTCATTTCAAGCCGCATCTGGTCGACATGCGCCGGGCGGAGAATTTTGTTTCCATCGCGGCCCGCGACGAGCAACAGTTCCGCTATCTCCGACCCACTGGCGCCTTCGGCCACGTCTATGCCTGGATCGCCTCGGACATCAATCCGGCCGGCGCGGTCGGCGACGCCAGTCTGGCGACCGCCGAAAAGGGACAGATCATTGCCGAGGCCAATGTGGCGGGCATGCTTGAAGTCCTGGCCGAAGTCGAGGCCATGCCCCTGCCCCAGTGACCGTCGCGAAGATTGCTGTTCGACTTTGGAGCGGCAAATTCTGGCAAAGACTAGCCATTTGACTATTCGAATAGATCAAACGATGGGCTTGCAAGCCCCTGCAACAGGAAACACAGTCAGCATCACTGACTGACCCAAACGACGGATATTGCTCAATTTTTATCGTTTGGGGCGGCCCTTTGCAAAGGAGCCTGCTGCTTGATCGTGCCTCACATTTCGCCGCGCCGATTCTAGCAGGGGGAAATCTTGGCGCTTTCGAGCGACCTCCAGAACATTCCCGGCGGAAATCATGCAGACGTTGCCATCGTGGGCGCAGGTGCGGTCGGCCTGCTGCTGGCCGCCGACCTCGCACGTGCCGGCAAGAGGGTGCTGCTGCTGGAAGCGGGGCAGACCGATCCCAACGCTGCGGACTATGTCTTTGACGAGATATCGAGTGCTGGCCGGCGGTTCACAGGGCTGCAGGAAGGGCGATTCCGGACGCTGGGTGGGACGACGACCCAATGGGGCGGCCAGCTGGTACCGCTCGAACCCATGGTGTTTGGCGAACGCGACTGGCTGGCGGAGAGCGGCTGGCCGATCGAGTCGACCGAACTTGCCGAAGCTTATCAGGCAACATTTGATCTGCTCGGCATGCGCGGACGTCTCAGCGAGCGGGAAGTCTGGCAGCAGCTCAGGGCCAAGCCGCCGGCAACGGGCGACGACCTCGACCTGTTCCTGACCCGTTGGGCACCCGAGCCCAATTTTGCGCGCCAGTTTGCCAGGGATCTCAGGGACAATCCCAGGCTCGTTGCGCTGACTGGCGCCACGGTCAGCAGCCTGTTCCTGCAGGGCGGCGGGCAGAGGGTCGGGCTGAACGTCACGAGTGGGACAGGCAATGTGCGGATAACGGCGGGCGCTGTCGTGCTGGCCAATGGCACAATCGAGATTGCGCGGCTGCTGATGCTGCCGCTGGAGGGCGCGGGCGTGGCGCCCTGGGCCAGTAACCCCTGGCTGGGGCGCGGCTTTGTCGACCATGTGGATGTCGATGCAGGTCTGGTGCGCGTGCTTGATGTCCAGCGCTTCCATGATGTCTTCGATGCCGCCGTCCTGGGAGGCCTCAAGTATCTCCCCAAACTCAAGCTATCGGAACAGGCGCAACGGCGGGACCGGTTGCTGGGTGTGGCGGCACATTTCGTTTCGACCTCGGCGCGGACGGCGCAATTGACTGCCCTCAAGACCATGGCGCGGAACCTGATCAACCGGACGGCGCTGGAGCATGAAGGGCTCGACTTCCGGCACCTGCCACTGCTGCTGGATACGATTGCCCGGACGGCGGAGCGTTTCCTGCTGCATCGCCGGATCTATAATCCTGACGATGGTGGAATCCTGCTGCGACTCACAGGCGAGCAGATGATGGTGCGCGAGAGCGGGCTGGCGCTGACCGACCAGCGCGACACGCTTGGCAGGCCGAGGGCGACGCTCGACTGGCGCGTGGATGGCGTGGAGCTTGGAACGCTGGCCAGTTTTGCTGTCCGGGTTGCCGACTATCTCGAAAGGGCGGGACTTGCGGAGGTCGAGATCGATCCCCAGCTCCTTGCACGCGACCCGGCGTTTCTCGAAAGGATCGAGGATGGCTTTCACCATATGGGCATGGCGCGAATGGGCGCTTCGCCGAGCGACGGCGTTGTCGATCGAGAGCTCAAAGTGTTCGGGACGAACAATCTTTTCGTCGCCGGTGCAGCCACTTTCCGATCTGCGGGTTTTGCCAATCCAACGCTAACGGCTTTGGCGCTGGCACTGCGCCTGTCGAGGGCGCTGCAGAGCGGCACGCCTTAGCGGCCCATTGATGGAGATGCCATGCCTTTCCCGTTTTTCCGCCGCGGTCGTCACCTTTCAAAGGGGCAGGTTGCACAGCTGACCATCGTCGATCTCGACGGCAGGCAGCAGGTGATCCACACCGCCGACAGCGTGATCGAAGCGCCCAACTGGACGCCGGACGGGCAATGGCTGGTGGTCAATGGCGGCGGGCGGCTGTATCGGCTGCCGGTGACCGGGGGCACGCTGGAGGCGATCGATAGCGGTGTGGCGACGCGGCTCAACAATGACCATGTGCTCTCCCCGGATGGTCGCACGGCCTATGTGAGTTCGGACGACGGCCATCTCTATGCCGTGCCGCTGGCCGGCGGCGTGACGCGGCGGATTTCCAACGACCATGCGACACCGCACCACTATTATCTGCATGGCATTTCGCCCGATGGGCAGACGCTGGCCTATGTGGCGGTGGAGGAGCCCGCTGGGAAGCGCATGGTCAATGTGTTCACGATCCCGGCGGCAGGTGGACCGGACAGGCGGTTGACGGAGGTCAGCGTGCCCTGCGACGGGCCAGAATATTCGCCGGACGGGAAATGGATCTACTTCAATTCCGAGCTCGCCGCCTCGCAGCCCGGCCATGCGCAGATTTTCCGGATGAAGGTAGACGGTAGCGGGATCGAACAATTGACTTTTGACGATCGGGTCAACTGGTTTCCCCATGTTTCGCCGGATGGCCGGCATGTCGCCTATCTCAGCTATCCGGAAGGCACGACCGGCCATCCGC includes these proteins:
- a CDS encoding FAD-binding oxidoreductase, with translation MSIAAFRAELGDIPQEDNARIVQQRSRDHYFYSPVLKAKLDHVTAEVVVSPRSTEEVKTVLRAAFKHDVPITPRGAGTGNYGQAMPLAGGAMLNLMNMDKVLDIQPDRVRAQAGAVLEKLDHETKAAVNGELRFHPSTHRMASLGGFIAGGSGGVGSVRWGGLRNLGSILGLKIVTCEAEPREIDLSGEDILKVAHAYGTNGIIVEAEMPLAQAYDWVDMIVGFDDFMDACRFAEAVALQDGLLVKEVAPCAAPIPEAYFNRHKPYLKDGQSVVLLMVAPVAVAAMELFIRHRQGELRYRSDTATPEEIKRLPPVYELAWNHTTLRALKVDPAITYLQTRYPTSEHVEKICSILGDELLMHIEITRQDGKVTYSGLPLVRYTTEARLEEIIRIHEDNGCDVFNPHRFTLEEGGMKRTDQRQLDFKREADPKGMLNPGKMVAWENPDFDFSAGKAWLFDGLNPVHAA
- a CDS encoding cytosine deaminase produces the protein MAINIPADGHYTIANATVPLSVMGDATSGAVGLFDIAIADGAISSVNPAGGTAGPNVIDLDHGIVLPAFVDLHTHLDKGHIWPRKQNPDGTWIGALMAVLSDRQANWAAADVERRMDFSLRCAYAHGTAAIRTHLDMAPPQHTITWDVFEAMRARWAGRIELQAAGLMGPDTILDPTALRAIGERTKAAGGILGGSTAVHPDNPTIMRKLVAIAGELGLDIDLHTDESPDPAANALECLADAVIESGFTGKVTAGHCCSLSVQAEDVANRVIDKVARAGIAVVSLPMCNMYLQDRDNTDGIRTPRWRGVTLLNELKAAGVPVAIASDNTRDPFYAYGDLDGFEVLREGARILHFDHPQSQAFSWARAVGADPAAHAGFAYQATITPGAPADLVLFRARSWTELMSRPQADRTVLRSGLSIDTTLPDYRELDDLMVTR
- a CDS encoding ABC transporter permease, giving the protein MSDAAPAIKSSEAGTDSAVAIVVARTSLTERILRVVIPTAMVLLAIGLWQLHITVNQVPRYIMPAPGDVIVALFTDWPTLYPSLLVTVRVTLLALLLALAGGVGLAIILVQSKWVELAIFPFAVILQVTPMIAIAPLLIIYIKDSQSVLLTCAFIVAFFPILSNMVAGLKSVDHNLLNLFELNGASRWQTLLYLKLPSSLPYFAAGLRIGGGLSLIAAVVAEFAVGSAGRGSGLAFRLLESGYRLNYPRLYAALILLMLTGIVIFALTSLISWLLLHRWHESAMRREN
- a CDS encoding ABC transporter ATP-binding protein: MTDTSLAAAPATNAASGRLVVSMRNVSKLFSNGTLALKGMTLDVRRGEFLSLLGPSGCGKSTALRIIAGLGEASSGTIDWPSSKIDSRGKPQGDIGFVFQEPTLMPWATVFSNVYLPLRLAGMSRSAARPRIMEVLASVGLADFHKSYPRELSGGMKMRVSIARALVTKPKLLLMDEPFAALDEITRQKLNDDVLRLWRETGLTVIFVTHSVFESAFLSNRIVVMRARPGQVYSDLPILTSIDRDAHYRTSEEYRATTDTVSRALQEAIDIGAAGK
- a CDS encoding ABC transporter substrate-binding protein, whose translation is MLRLSTVLTASILAGGLAAGGAVAQDKVTFATNWLAQAEHGGYYQAIADGTYAEYGLDVTIAQGGPQSPGRPMLVSGQVQFYMGGATGAINSVKEGIPTITLAAIFQKDPQILMSHPGKFATFPELAGASKYILSADGFAGYFSWMKAAWPDFVDEKYEPYQFNPASFLSDDMAIQQGYLTSEPYSIETEAGFAPDVWLLADQGTYTPYSTTIEAMKPWYDENPDVAKRFVEASIIGWYNYLYGDNTAGNDLIKADNPEMTDEQIAYSIDKMKEYGILISGEAETQGIGCMTDERWKTYYDNMVEVGLYDAGIDVTQAYTTELVCQGLGVDLVK
- a CDS encoding Rid family hydrolase, which gives rise to MTTSLNPPDIHPPFAPYSHGIVVPAGQKLVFCSGQLGIGADNVVPPDCGGQARICFDNIAAILAEAGLGLEHVVRINAFVTGREHLSDYMAVRNGLFAAPYPASTLMIVSGFARPEFVVEIEAIAAGPA
- a CDS encoding creatininase family protein, producing the protein MPRKIWWTDYAAREFDTIDPMKTIAILPIAAVEQHGPHLPVGTDTIINTSMMELLAERAPAGLDIRILPVQAIGKSNEHIWAKGTITHTANNLIDAWTQIGLEVARAGVRKIVFVNSHGGNEEIMGIVTRELRVRAGMLAVKSGWRFTPPDVLTDLERRHGIHGGDSETSLVLHFKPHLVDMRRAENFVSIAARDEQQFRYLRPTGAFGHVYAWIASDINPAGAVGDASLATAEKGQIIAEANVAGMLEVLAEVEAMPLPQ
- a CDS encoding FAD-dependent oxidoreductase: MALSSDLQNIPGGNHADVAIVGAGAVGLLLAADLARAGKRVLLLEAGQTDPNAADYVFDEISSAGRRFTGLQEGRFRTLGGTTTQWGGQLVPLEPMVFGERDWLAESGWPIESTELAEAYQATFDLLGMRGRLSEREVWQQLRAKPPATGDDLDLFLTRWAPEPNFARQFARDLRDNPRLVALTGATVSSLFLQGGGQRVGLNVTSGTGNVRITAGAVVLANGTIEIARLLMLPLEGAGVAPWASNPWLGRGFVDHVDVDAGLVRVLDVQRFHDVFDAAVLGGLKYLPKLKLSEQAQRRDRLLGVAAHFVSTSARTAQLTALKTMARNLINRTALEHEGLDFRHLPLLLDTIARTAERFLLHRRIYNPDDGGILLRLTGEQMMVRESGLALTDQRDTLGRPRATLDWRVDGVELGTLASFAVRVADYLERAGLAEVEIDPQLLARDPAFLERIEDGFHHMGMARMGASPSDGVVDRELKVFGTNNLFVAGAATFRSAGFANPTLTALALALRLSRALQSGTP
- a CDS encoding biopolymer transporter Tol; the protein is MPFPFFRRGRHLSKGQVAQLTIVDLDGRQQVIHTADSVIEAPNWTPDGQWLVVNGGGRLYRLPVTGGTLEAIDSGVATRLNNDHVLSPDGRTAYVSSDDGHLYAVPLAGGVTRRISNDHATPHHYYLHGISPDGQTLAYVAVEEPAGKRMVNVFTIPAAGGPDRRLTEVSVPCDGPEYSPDGKWIYFNSELAASQPGHAQIFRMKVDGSGIEQLTFDDRVNWFPHVSPDGRHVAYLSYPEGTTGHPPDKDVELRLMSPEGGNNRLLATCFGGQGTINVNSWSPDSRRLAFVAYPRASARPG